One region of Pseudomonas sp. ABC1 genomic DNA includes:
- the tldD gene encoding metalloprotease TldD, which translates to MSELLVPVANRLLTPGSLALDDLPGLLGHLAGPGIDAADLYFQDQVSESWVLEDGIVKEGSFHLEQGVGVRALSGEKTGFAYSNAITADALRQAAQAARSIARSGQSQQVGLTQRPSFTSLYGMENPLDDLGRAEKVELLKRIDAATRALDPRIKQVSVSLLGVWEHILVAGLDGVLAADIRPLVRFNVSVIVEQNGRRERGGQGGGGRTGYAWFLAEDRAMGYAREALRQALVNLDAQPAPAGTLPVVMGPGWSGVLLHEAVGHGLEGDFNRKGHSAYSGKVGQQVASSLCTIVDDGTLAGRRGSLSVDDEGTPTQCTTLIENGVLKGYIQDRLNARLMGVAPTGNGRRESYAHLPMPRMTNTYMLAGESDPEEIIRSVQKGIYCANLGGGQVDITSGKFVFSTSEAYLIENGRITAPVKGATLIGNGPEAMSRVSMVGNDLSLDAGVGTCGKDGQSVPVGVGQPTLKIDAITVGGTGA; encoded by the coding sequence ATGAGTGAGTTGTTAGTCCCCGTTGCCAACCGCCTGCTGACCCCAGGCAGCCTGGCGCTCGATGACCTGCCAGGGCTACTCGGCCACCTGGCCGGCCCCGGTATCGATGCCGCCGACCTGTACTTCCAGGATCAGGTCAGCGAGTCGTGGGTGCTGGAGGACGGTATCGTCAAGGAAGGCAGCTTCCACCTGGAGCAAGGCGTCGGCGTGCGCGCCCTGTCCGGCGAGAAAACCGGCTTCGCCTACAGCAACGCGATCACCGCCGACGCCCTGCGCCAGGCCGCCCAGGCCGCCCGCTCCATTGCCCGCAGCGGGCAGTCGCAGCAGGTCGGCCTGACCCAGCGCCCATCGTTCACCTCGCTGTACGGCATGGAAAACCCGCTGGACGACCTGGGCCGTGCCGAGAAAGTGGAGCTGCTCAAACGCATCGACGCCGCCACCCGTGCACTCGATCCACGTATCAAGCAGGTTTCCGTGAGCCTGCTGGGCGTCTGGGAACATATCCTGGTGGCGGGCCTGGATGGCGTACTGGCCGCCGATATCCGCCCACTGGTGCGCTTCAATGTCAGCGTCATCGTCGAGCAGAACGGCCGCCGCGAACGTGGCGGCCAGGGCGGCGGTGGCCGCACCGGCTATGCCTGGTTCCTCGCCGAGGACCGTGCCATGGGCTATGCCCGCGAGGCCCTGCGCCAGGCGCTGGTCAACCTCGACGCGCAACCGGCGCCGGCCGGCACCCTTCCGGTAGTGATGGGCCCAGGCTGGTCCGGCGTGCTGCTGCACGAAGCGGTCGGCCATGGCCTGGAGGGCGACTTCAACCGCAAGGGCCATTCCGCCTACAGCGGCAAGGTTGGTCAACAAGTCGCTTCCAGCCTGTGCACCATCGTCGACGATGGCACCCTGGCGGGTCGACGCGGTTCGCTCAGCGTCGATGACGAAGGCACCCCGACCCAGTGCACCACGCTGATCGAGAACGGCGTACTCAAGGGCTATATCCAGGATCGCCTGAACGCGCGCCTGATGGGCGTGGCACCGACCGGCAACGGTCGCCGCGAGTCCTACGCGCACCTGCCCATGCCACGCATGACCAACACCTACATGCTGGCCGGGGAAAGCGACCCGGAGGAAATCATCCGCTCGGTGCAGAAAGGCATCTACTGCGCCAACCTCGGCGGCGGCCAGGTGGACATCACCAGCGGCAAGTTCGTCTTCTCCACCAGCGAGGCCTACCTGATCGAGAATGGCCGCATCACCGCTCCGGTCAAGGGCGCCACCTTGATCGGCAACGGCCCGGAGGCGATGAGCCGGGTGTCGATGGTCGGCAACGATCTGTCGCTGGATGCCGGCGTCGGCACCTGTGGCAAGGACGGGCAGTCGGTACCGGTAGGGGTCGGCCAGCCGACGCTGAAGATCGATGCGATCACGGTGGGAGGCACTGGCGCGTAG
- the yjgA gene encoding ribosome biogenesis factor YjgA, producing MPDYSDADDFGEKSKSQVKRELHALQDLGERLTTLKPELLDRLPLTDALRKALQDASKHTAHIASKRHRQYIGKLMRDQDIDAILALIEQVDASTRQYNERFHALERWRDRLVGGGDDDLEAFVNEFPETDRQHLRSLVRHAQHEAARNKPPAAARKIFKYIRELDEVQRGLK from the coding sequence ATGCCTGATTATTCCGACGCCGACGATTTCGGCGAAAAAAGCAAATCCCAGGTCAAACGCGAGCTGCATGCCCTGCAGGACCTCGGCGAACGCCTGACCACGCTCAAGCCCGAACTGCTCGACCGTCTGCCGCTGACCGACGCACTGCGCAAGGCCTTGCAGGACGCGTCCAAGCACACCGCGCACATCGCCAGCAAACGCCATCGCCAGTACATCGGCAAGCTGATGCGCGACCAGGATATCGACGCCATCCTGGCGCTGATCGAGCAGGTGGATGCCTCGACCCGGCAGTACAACGAGCGTTTCCACGCCCTGGAGCGCTGGCGCGACCGGCTGGTGGGCGGTGGTGACGATGACCTTGAGGCTTTCGTCAACGAGTTCCCCGAAACCGACCGTCAGCACCTGCGCAGCCTGGTCCGCCATGCCCAGCACGAAGCCGCGCGTAACAAACCCCCGGCCGCCGCCCGTAAAATCTTCAAATACATCCGCGAACTGGATGAAGTACAGCGCGGCCTGAAGTAA
- the pmbA gene encoding metalloprotease PmbA, producing MSEASQVGPQALPQLYETVERIIDEARRQGATASEVSVSLDQGLSTSVRQGEVETVEFNRDQGFGITLYVGQSKGSASTTGSGAEAIRETVAAALAIARHASEDPYAGLAAPELMASSLPDLDLYHPWDITPEQAIERALQCEAAAFASDPRVRKADGTSLSTHQGCRAYGNSNGFIGGHASTRHSLSCVMIAETDDGQMQRDYDYDVKRIGGELAAPELIGRRAAERTVRRLGARPVPTCDVPVLFSPDLAGGLLGHFMSAISGGNLYRKSSYLEGALGQILFPEWLSLDERPHIPRALGSAAYDSDGLATYGKSFVDNGRLASYVLGTYSGRKLGLPSTANAGGIHNLFVSHGDEDQAALLRRMGRGLLVTELMGHGLNLVTGDYSRGAGGYWVENGEIQFPVQEVTIAGNLRDMCKQIVAIGNDIESRGNIRTGSILVERMTLAGS from the coding sequence ATGAGTGAAGCATCACAGGTAGGCCCGCAGGCCTTGCCGCAGTTGTACGAAACCGTCGAGCGCATCATCGACGAGGCACGCCGCCAGGGCGCCACGGCCAGCGAAGTATCGGTGTCGCTGGACCAGGGGCTGTCCACCAGCGTGCGCCAGGGCGAAGTCGAGACCGTCGAGTTCAACCGCGACCAGGGCTTCGGCATCACCCTCTACGTTGGCCAGAGCAAAGGTTCGGCCAGCACCACCGGCAGCGGTGCCGAAGCCATCCGCGAGACCGTCGCCGCAGCCCTGGCGATTGCCCGGCACGCCTCGGAAGACCCTTATGCGGGCCTGGCCGCGCCGGAGCTGATGGCCTCCAGCCTGCCCGACCTCGACCTCTACCATCCCTGGGACATCACCCCCGAACAGGCCATCGAACGCGCCCTGCAATGCGAAGCGGCGGCCTTCGCCAGCGACCCACGTGTACGCAAGGCAGACGGCACCAGCCTGAGCACACACCAGGGCTGCCGGGCCTATGGCAACAGCAATGGCTTCATCGGCGGCCACGCCAGCACGCGCCACAGCCTGAGCTGCGTGATGATCGCCGAAACCGACGATGGCCAGATGCAGCGCGACTACGACTATGACGTCAAGCGCATCGGCGGCGAACTGGCCGCCCCCGAACTGATCGGTCGACGCGCAGCCGAACGCACCGTACGCCGCCTTGGCGCCCGTCCGGTGCCGACCTGCGATGTCCCGGTGCTGTTCAGCCCGGACCTGGCCGGCGGCCTGCTGGGGCACTTCATGTCGGCGATCTCCGGCGGCAACCTCTACCGCAAGTCGTCCTACCTGGAAGGTGCTCTGGGGCAGATTCTCTTCCCCGAGTGGCTGAGCCTCGACGAACGCCCCCACATCCCCCGCGCCCTCGGCAGCGCCGCCTACGACAGCGACGGCCTGGCCACCTATGGCAAGTCCTTCGTGGACAACGGACGGCTGGCCAGCTACGTGCTCGGCACCTACTCCGGACGCAAGCTGGGGCTGCCAAGCACCGCCAACGCCGGTGGCATCCACAACCTGTTCGTCAGCCACGGCGACGAAGACCAGGCCGCCCTGCTCCGCCGTATGGGACGGGGCCTGCTGGTCACCGAACTGATGGGCCACGGACTCAACCTGGTGACTGGCGACTATTCCCGTGGCGCGGGTGGCTACTGGGTGGAGAACGGCGAGATCCAGTTCCCGGTGCAGGAGGTAACCATCGCCGGCAACCTGCGGGACATGTGCAAGCAGATCGTGGCGATCGGCAACGATATCGAGAGCCGTGGCAACATCCGTACGGGTTCGATCCTGGTGGAGCGTATGACGCTGGCCGGTAGCTGA